The Methylophaga thalassica genome window below encodes:
- a CDS encoding thermonuclease family protein, whose product MLKEILLVVAIIDGDTIKVLDHNHDQLKVRLASIDAPERKQPFGRKSAMMLADMIGNEKVALDCPSQDRYNRWICTIHYEGVDINKQMVEMGGAWVYRRYYSGTEYITAEDQAKASKRGLWGLSEYEITPPWEWRRQH is encoded by the coding sequence ATGCTGAAGGAAATCTTATTAGTCGTCGCAATCATCGACGGTGACACTATCAAGGTACTGGATCACAATCACGACCAGTTGAAAGTCAGACTGGCAAGCATTGATGCACCGGAAAGAAAACAGCCGTTTGGCCGTAAATCAGCAATGATGCTGGCTGATATGATCGGCAATGAAAAAGTGGCGCTGGACTGCCCCAGCCAAGACCGATACAACCGCTGGATATGCACCATTCATTATGAGGGTGTCGATATCAATAAACAGATGGTTGAAATGGGCGGCGCGTGGGTTTATCGGCGTTATTATTCTGGCACTGAATACATAACAGCCGAAGACCAAGCCAAAGCCTCAAAACGCGGCCTGTGGGGTTTGAGTGAATACGAAATAACCCCGCCTTGGGAGTGGCGAAGACAGCATTAA
- the stbB gene encoding StbB family protein → MNVCVLNISGNVGKTTTAVHMLRPRIKNASIFSVENLNSGIEDFGIEEAETIKGKRFGDLSDNILLSEAAIVDVGASNVEDFLNLMKQYQGSHDDYDYFVIPTISQEKQLKDTITTIKILSGLGVPAEKIRVLFNNVELDDANELDGFNALFGYHSVSPTFTINADATVLSNEVFDGLKQANKTLDEIANDKTDYKAKVRAKGATAEDKEEALKMLALQRLATAASANLDDAFTALFA, encoded by the coding sequence ATGAATGTTTGTGTTTTGAATATTTCCGGCAACGTTGGCAAGACAACGACAGCCGTTCACATGCTCCGGCCACGGATTAAAAATGCGTCGATTTTCTCAGTCGAAAATCTGAACTCAGGGATTGAAGATTTCGGCATCGAGGAAGCCGAAACGATTAAAGGTAAGCGGTTCGGCGATCTGTCTGACAATATCCTTTTGTCTGAGGCGGCGATTGTCGATGTCGGCGCGTCAAACGTCGAAGATTTTTTAAATCTGATGAAGCAATACCAAGGCTCACATGATGACTATGATTATTTTGTGATCCCGACAATCAGCCAAGAAAAGCAGCTGAAAGACACCATCACGACAATTAAAATTTTGTCTGGGCTGGGTGTGCCAGCTGAAAAAATTCGTGTCCTGTTCAACAACGTTGAACTGGACGATGCAAACGAATTAGACGGGTTTAACGCCCTTTTTGGCTATCACAGTGTTTCACCTACGTTCACCATTAATGCTGATGCTACGGTGCTTTCTAATGAGGTTTTTGACGGTCTGAAACAGGCCAATAAAACATTAGATGAGATCGCAAACGATAAGACCGATTATAAAGCGAAGGTGCGCGCCAAAGGCGCGACTGCTGAAGATAAAGAAGAAGCATTGAAAATGCTTGCCTTGCAGCGGTTGGCAACCGCTGCAAGCGCGAATTTAGATGATGCCTTTACTGCCCTATTTGCTTAA
- a CDS encoding relaxase/mobilization nuclease domain-containing protein: MAIIEETISQILEGKVKPKKGKFVYHDKPKNARLTLQAITKKTPEVMAKITGFSKGTGHIASHIEYIAREGEEVLENDKGELFKGRENLESAYSDWIKDIESFPKEKSSKTSRDVMHLMLSMPAGTDPEKVRDAARNFAKKAFSENHEYLFALHTDQPHPHVHLAVKMLGFNNKKLDPKKNDIQAWREGFAEELRTLGVAALATRRQARGVVKKATKGAVWQINNNKQPNRNKRTANVTRSQIKEAATELALEAKGERVPDKPWNKAIERRQNEVRQLYKKLSDELDKTGQKEDKKLAQDVRKFLAGMPKEILTQNDEIKRRITQEAVQAKRTATVDKAPER, translated from the coding sequence GTGGCGATCATCGAGGAAACTATATCTCAGATATTAGAGGGCAAAGTTAAGCCCAAAAAAGGGAAGTTTGTCTATCACGATAAGCCTAAAAATGCCCGTCTTACTTTGCAGGCTATCACCAAAAAAACGCCGGAAGTTATGGCGAAAATTACTGGCTTTAGTAAAGGCACAGGGCATATTGCCTCACATATTGAATATATCGCCAGAGAGGGTGAAGAGGTTTTAGAAAATGACAAAGGCGAGCTATTTAAAGGTCGTGAAAACCTAGAGTCTGCCTATTCTGATTGGATAAAAGATATTGAATCATTCCCAAAAGAAAAATCATCAAAGACCAGTCGGGACGTGATGCACTTAATGTTATCAATGCCTGCGGGGACTGACCCTGAAAAAGTCAGGGATGCAGCGCGTAACTTTGCCAAGAAAGCATTCAGTGAAAACCATGAGTATTTATTCGCGTTGCATACAGATCAGCCACACCCGCATGTTCACTTAGCAGTCAAAATGCTGGGCTTCAACAATAAAAAACTAGACCCTAAAAAAAATGATATTCAAGCATGGCGTGAAGGTTTTGCTGAAGAACTTAGAACGCTGGGCGTTGCTGCATTGGCTACCCGTAGACAGGCTAGGGGGGTCGTGAAGAAAGCGACGAAAGGCGCTGTCTGGCAGATCAATAACAACAAGCAGCCCAACCGGAATAAAAGAACGGCCAACGTAACCCGATCACAAATCAAAGAGGCGGCAACCGAGCTTGCACTAGAAGCGAAAGGGGAGCGCGTACCTGATAAGCCTTGGAACAAGGCGATTGAGCGCCGACAAAATGAAGTCAGGCAGCTTTATAAAAAGCTCAGTGATGAGCTGGATAAAACCGGCCAGAAAGAAGATAAGAAACTGGCTCAGGACGTAAGAAAATTTTTAGCTGGGATGCCTAAAGAAATACTGACTCAGAATGATGAGATTAAACGGCGAATCACTCAAGAGGCAGTACAGGCCAAGAGAACGGCCACGGTCGATAAAGCGCCGGAAAGATGA
- the mobC gene encoding plasmid mobilization relaxosome protein MobC, translating into MILKTELKDEKEIERFERALTSSRFGSRSAFLQHIISVYLLRSEEKRKPKFSDVSPQNDDDLEVTKKTIYVSNFLVKEAVKRADHYGMKFTVWVRNLIAANLTHQPIMTEQQIVELRAANRELASIGRNLNQIAKAMNQAVDLKVRDRVNYDHIVELQAGIEKQKKAIYKIVSESNSVWQVK; encoded by the coding sequence ATGATTTTGAAAACGGAATTGAAAGACGAAAAGGAAATAGAGCGTTTTGAACGGGCTTTGACATCATCAAGGTTTGGATCAAGATCAGCTTTTTTGCAGCACATCATCAGCGTGTACTTGCTGAGAAGTGAGGAAAAAAGAAAACCTAAATTCTCTGATGTCAGCCCTCAAAATGATGATGATCTTGAAGTCACGAAGAAGACAATTTATGTCTCAAATTTTTTAGTCAAAGAGGCAGTGAAAAGGGCAGATCATTACGGTATGAAATTTACTGTCTGGGTAAGAAATCTGATTGCAGCCAATTTGACGCACCAGCCGATCATGACAGAACAGCAGATTGTCGAACTCAGAGCGGCCAACCGAGAATTGGCCTCTATTGGCCGCAATCTGAACCAGATAGCAAAGGCCATGAATCAGGCTGTTGATCTGAAAGTCAGGGACAGAGTGAATTACGATCACATTGTTGAGCTTCAGGCGGGTATCGAAAAACAGAAGAAAGCTATTTATAAAATCGTTTCGGAAAGTAACAGCGTTTGGCAGGTTAAATAG
- a CDS encoding single-stranded DNA-binding protein, translating to MQSNIFAGRVAADPETNGQENSVTRLTLMTNEYAGEGKDERTVSIPFTAFGKRGEVIANNVRKGDQLIVTYRIENNRWQKDGVDQYGYNFIIQDFEFGAAGAATREALAG from the coding sequence ATGCAAAGCAATATTTTCGCGGGACGAGTAGCAGCAGACCCAGAAACAAACGGACAGGAAAACTCAGTAACACGCTTAACCCTGATGACAAATGAATATGCAGGGGAAGGGAAGGATGAAAGAACCGTTTCAATTCCTTTCACAGCCTTTGGTAAGCGTGGCGAAGTCATTGCAAATAATGTACGAAAAGGCGACCAGCTGATCGTTACTTATCGAATTGAAAACAACCGCTGGCAAAAAGACGGGGTTGATCAATACGGGTACAACTTCATTATTCAGGATTTTGAATTTGGAGCAGCTGGGGCGGCAACGCGGGAAGCGTTAGCCGGTTAA
- the parA gene encoding ParA family partition ATPase produces the protein MPVISFVNSKGGVGKSTLSVHVSRALQLKGFNVLLVDSDPQASALDWSEVAEGDYFTVIGLPNASIDKEIGKLKANYDYVVIDGAAKVNKNIIGTIKASDLVVLPVRPSPVDVWATRDTVDMITDRQEITGGWPVAGFLISVAEKGTKLSTEIGAALDDMPFDTFDQVIHKKAAYPNAMAQGQTALEISKEAKEEIDSLVNEIEEFFKDGN, from the coding sequence ATGCCGGTTATATCGTTTGTAAATTCAAAAGGTGGTGTTGGTAAATCAACATTATCAGTTCATGTTTCCAGAGCATTACAGCTGAAAGGCTTTAATGTCTTATTGGTTGACTCAGACCCACAGGCCAGCGCGTTAGACTGGTCTGAAGTGGCAGAGGGTGACTATTTCACCGTGATTGGTTTGCCTAACGCCAGTATTGATAAAGAGATTGGCAAGCTCAAAGCGAATTATGACTATGTTGTGATTGATGGTGCGGCCAAGGTAAATAAAAACATTATCGGCACTATCAAAGCATCTGATCTGGTTGTGTTACCAGTTCGCCCGTCACCTGTTGACGTTTGGGCTACCAGAGACACGGTAGACATGATTACAGACCGGCAGGAAATAACAGGCGGTTGGCCTGTTGCTGGCTTTCTTATCTCAGTGGCCGAAAAGGGCACGAAATTAAGCACCGAGATTGGCGCTGCACTGGATGATATGCCTTTTGATACATTCGATCAGGTTATTCATAAAAAGGCGGCATACCCTAATGCAATGGCTCAAGGTCAAACTGCATTAGAGATCAGCAAAGAAGCCAAGGAAGAAATTGACAGTTTAGTGAATGAAATAGAGGAGTTTTTCAAAGATGGCAATTAA